The Deltaproteobacteria bacterium genomic interval ATGAGCAAGTAATTCACGAATAGATTCTTCGGTGTCAGTTCGAATGCCAGTGATGAATGTTCCTTGCCGAAAGACTTCTGGATAATGGTCTCTGAGCAGATGAAACGCGTGGACCGCACTGTCTTCGCTATAACGATGCTTATTAAGCCACTCTAGCCCAGCTTCCTGTCGCTCCACACCGACGAGTACATGGCGAAGTCCGGCATCGACCATTTTGCGTAGCGTGCCATTTTTGTGTTGCCGATCAAGTAAGTCATAGCGGATAAATGCCCACCAGCCGAGGTCGTAGCCTCGCTCAATAATGCCATCGCAGAACTTCTGTAGCCATTTGTCGCCAACATTCCAGGTTGCATCCACCCAGAAAAGATAGCGAATACCGTAATCGTTGTAGAGAATATCGACTTCCTCGAGGACCTTTTCCACAGATTTTGATCGGTACCAAGAAGAGCTGGTGATGGTACCATCTTCTTGTTGCTCGTGCTTATTCTCCATGGCGATCCAGGAACAGAAGCTGCATGTATCGACGCAACCTCGCCCTCGCTGGATGGTTGCAGCCTTGGGCCACATAAGCCCGAAAGGCGAATACTTTTTAACCGGCATCAGGTCGAACGCAGGTGGTGGCAGGTCGTCGAGATTGTGGACGACTGGTGCAAGCGGTGTGTGAATCAACTCATTATCTTTACCGCGGTGGACAACGCTACGCAGGTCCTGCTCAGTCCCGCCTTCTCGGCCCACACGAATGAATCGTTCAAAAGCGATTTCTCCTTCGAAGCGAATCACGTAATCAATGGCCTTGCAGGTGTTTAATGACCATTCTGGCTCATGGGTAAAAATGTGCCCACCCGCCACAGTTACGATATCGGGGTCAACTTCTTTAACAACCTCAAAAGCTCGCATCGCATCGTGGGCGTAAACAACTTTTTCACCAATACCGACCACATCGGGTTTGCGTTTAGCAATTTCGGTTTTAAGCGATTCGTATCCAACCTGCTCGACGCAGCAATCCAGAATCTCAACGTCAACAAAGTCAAGCTTGTCGCGTATCCAAGCCGCAAGCGTTGGGTAGTTGAGCGGAATAAGAAAGTTGTCACTCTGGTTAATAATAGGCCAGTAATGATGAGGAGGACGAACAAAGAGAACGCGAATACGTTCTTTGCCTGCGAGCCGCTGAAGAGGAAACGTCATGAAAACCTTATAACCCAGTGGCTCAGGTCTTGCCAATACCTAGCTTACGGACCGAAGTGATTCAACGACACGCAATCGTTGCCTTGTATGAATTATATCAATAGTGCTCGCCTCGTTTCCTAAGAACTTTAGTTAAGAGCGGTAATACACCCAGCTAGACGAGATATTAGGCTCGGGTGGAAAGTTGGTCACCTTGGGCGGTGTTTGCTGGTAATCGATGCAACGCAGTCCAGGCGCTGCGCCTAGGGGGGTCCAACCCGGGTCCCGCTGAACCACCAGCATATGCCCTACGGACTGGTTATGGCGCGAGTAGGCTAGCCCCACACTGGCACCCGCCGGTAGAGATAAAAGCTGCTGATATAGAACTCCCAAGTTATCAAAGCGCGTGCTTTGCACGGCCTCGCCTGCATCAGCAAAGAGAGTCTTAATATCGGCGTCGTTGCCCGTAACCTGCTGCATGGTTTCAGTAGCGCGAAAGAGTTCTTCCACACTCATATTCATAAGCGCAGCGGTCGACACAAAGTAGCAGTTGCTCTGCAAACCATAGGTGTTCACGGTACGACCAATCCACGCAGTGTTATAAAAACCAACGGGCATGACAATCTCCAAGCAAAAAGGTACAGCTTGAATATCGGGTTGGAATAGAAAATGTTGCGTGTGTTTCAGGGCACCTGCAAGATGACGATAAACCTATACCGATCATGCACTTATGGGTTCGCAGATAACATTAAACACGATGAAACAACGGTGGAATGCCGCATCTTGGAGTGTTAGGGTCTGGCCATGCAAAAATTCTCCAAACTCGGGTACCAAAGATGGCAAACAGAACTCTTTCAAGAAGAGTGGTTTGCAAAGGTCTTTGTGCAGGTCATGGGCGCTTTGGCCCGGCCTATTTACAATTGGGCCTGGGAGATTATGCGCGACGATTTACAACACGCCCAAACCATTGGCGATGTTGGCTGCGGCAACGGACTCATGACGCGAAGAGTGGCCTCAGAACTACAAGGCAAGCACTTCCACCTGGTAGAACCTTCCGCCGCTCAGCTTAACGCCGGAACCTCTGTGCGCAAGACCATTGCAAAGCATCACGAAGTTACCGCCCACAACTGCATGGCAGAAGATATTCCCCTGCCCGACCAAAGCCTCGATGTGCTCTACACCACCGGCTCCATCAACCTATGGACCGATCCCGCCCGCGGCCTCATGGAGTGCAAACGCGTGCTCAAACCCGGCGGCACGCTCTGGCTCTTTGATCAGCGCCCCTGCAACACCGTGCCTCTGGCCTTGGATGCTCTATTTAAGAAACGCGTGTTTGGTTTGGGCATTCCCGGCTATCCCGTGCAGCAGGTCATCGACTTTGCTCAAGAGGTTGGTCTTCATAATCCTGTTGTGGTGGAGAATATGTCTCTTTACGGACTGCGCTGGACTATCGAGCCGGAAGCGCCGGAAGAAGTTGTAGAAACCCCTTAAACATTCTGTCCATTTTGATGTCACGCTGCCAAAGATGACGGGCAATCAACGAAGGTCGCAGATAAAACGAGCGCATCAAATCCTTTTGCGCCCGCCCAAGCTCGCCATCCATCTGCCAATTGCCATCGAGTAAATCTTCCGGACGAATCTCAGGATTGCTGCGCACACCCGGACTTCCGGCATACTGCGAGTAGATGCCAAAGCTTGCCACATCTAAGGAGAGCGAACGTGAGAACCTGCCCAATGCTTCGCGGTCCACCGCCGTTTCTCCCGGCAGCCCAATCATAAACAAACCATAGGTGCGTATGCCCGCCTCACGCAGGGTATTCACCGCTTTGCGAATGGTTACCTCCGGACTTTTCTTATCCAATTGGGCCAAGAGATTTTCTTTGGGTGATTCAATGCCTAAGAAAGTGAGATGCAAACCAGCTTTTTGCAACCACTCAAAGGTAGATGGCCACACCATGTCTACCCGGGTTTCGCAAAAGAAACGAACCCTTCCTAAAAGGTTACGATGCTCAAGAGCATGGTAGAGCTTTTCGCCGTAATCCTTCTCCAAAGGAAAGATGCTGTCATAGAGCCCAAAGTGATGAATATCCAAATCCCGTGCGTTACGGGCTATTTCATCTGCCACACTTTCCACTGACCGCTTCCGCACTTTTTTCCAGGCAAAGTTCTGCGCACAAAACCCACAGGAGAAAGGACAACCCCGACTTTGAATAATTCCCAGCGTGGGCTCTGAACGCATCAAAAGCTGCGGACTGGCTCGGTATTGCCGATACGGTAAAAGGTGCCAAGCCGGAAATGGCAAAGCATCCAAATCATGCAGCTGCGGGCGAGGCCGAAAACTCTCGTCACCTTGCAACATCGCACCTGCCGTCCCACTGGCAAAATTGTTTTCTATAAGCTCCACCGTGGTTGCTTCCCCCTCACCCACAATCACAGCATCACATTCAGGAACCTCATTTAAGAACCACTCAGGGAATTCGCTCGGCAACGCATTGCCGGCAAAAAGACGAATCTTTGAAAAGCGTGTGCGAATGGATCGCATCATTTGGCGGGTTGCATAAAAAGCAGGGCCAAGAACCGAAAATCCAACCGCATCTACACCAGTTGTTGCGATAGCGTCCAAAAGGTCTTTTTCGCTGCGGGGAGCGATAACCAAATCTTCAATGGTCACCTTATGCCCTGCCTGCTCCAAGCATGCTGCCACCAACGCAATGCCTCCCGGAGGCGGCGGATACAAAACATTGGTAATACGTAAGTTTTCGGGCCCCAGAGTTTCGCTGGGTGGATTGATCAGAAGCACCTTTGCCATGGGTTCAAGCTTATAGGGGTTTGGGCCAGGCGGTCCAGGGTTTGAGTGCCCATCAGCAAAGCGCAGCGGTCACTTCCTCTGGCCCCCAACCGAAGCAACCCATATACTCAAAGACAACGAAGGACTCCGATGCCCAGGCTCAAACGCGACAGACTCAAACTCATCCAAAGTTATGTCCGCCGAGATCCCGCCAGAGTCCCCGGCCCCAGCGCGCTCATGATTGAAACCACCGTACGCTGTAACCTTCAGTGCCCCATGTGCCCACGCACCGGCGCAAACTACCCGGCGCAAGACCTCCCCGATGACATTCTCTACCCGCTTATTGAAGACCACGCCCGCTTAGGAGGAGACCACATCTATCTCTACGGGCTCGGCGAACCTCTCTTAGACAAACGCATCTTCACCATTCTAGAGGCCTGTCACAGAGCTGGCCTTGATACAATTCTCTCCACCAATGCGACGCTTCTCACCGCCGATAAGCGCGCTAAGCTTATTCAGAGCGACTGCAAGCATCTTCTTGTGGGCATAGATGGAGCCTCCGCCAAAACCTACGAGTATTATCGAAAAGGCGGGATCTACGAGCAGGTGGTAGAGAATGTTAGAGCACTGGCCCAAGAAAACCACGCGGCAAGCTCACCGCTCTATATCACCGTGCAAATGATTCGCATGAAAGAAAACTGGCACGAGCAAAAGCTATTCAACGAACAATGGAACAACGTACCCGGCATCTCCGCCGTGCGCATCAAAGACGAAGACATCGGCCTGCCTGAGCACCGCACCCATGAGCCCGATGGCGACAAGCGCAAAAACCCTTGCCACATCCTCTGGCGAGGGCCCATGGTAGTACGCTACGACGGCACGGTCTTTCCCTGCTACCCC includes:
- a CDS encoding B12-binding domain-containing radical SAM protein; translated protein: MAKVLLINPPSETLGPENLRITNVLYPPPPGGIALVAACLEQAGHKVTIEDLVIAPRSEKDLLDAIATTGVDAVGFSVLGPAFYATRQMMRSIRTRFSKIRLFAGNALPSEFPEWFLNEVPECDAVIVGEGEATTVELIENNFASGTAGAMLQGDESFRPRPQLHDLDALPFPAWHLLPYRQYRASPQLLMRSEPTLGIIQSRGCPFSCGFCAQNFAWKKVRKRSVESVADEIARNARDLDIHHFGLYDSIFPLEKDYGEKLYHALEHRNLLGRVRFFCETRVDMVWPSTFEWLQKAGLHLTFLGIESPKENLLAQLDKKSPEVTIRKAVNTLREAGIRTYGLFMIGLPGETAVDREALGRFSRSLSLDVASFGIYSQYAGSPGVRSNPEIRPEDLLDGNWQMDGELGRAQKDLMRSFYLRPSLIARHLWQRDIKMDRMFKGFLQLLPALPAR
- a CDS encoding radical SAM protein, which encodes MPRLKRDRLKLIQSYVRRDPARVPGPSALMIETTVRCNLQCPMCPRTGANYPAQDLPDDILYPLIEDHARLGGDHIYLYGLGEPLLDKRIFTILEACHRAGLDTILSTNATLLTADKRAKLIQSDCKHLLVGIDGASAKTYEYYRKGGIYEQVVENVRALAQENHAASSPLYITVQMIRMKENWHEQKLFNEQWNNVPGISAVRIKDEDIGLPEHRTHEPDGDKRKNPCHILWRGPMVVRYDGTVFPCYPMAENAAPIGNLKEQNLESIWRGAAMTRLREAHANHNYENQPTCQVCPAVRPRLPLVIGAMALRGTTVRKLMTYTEKLASSRPELLRERDNRDVK
- a CDS encoding class I SAM-dependent methyltransferase: MQKFSKLGYQRWQTELFQEEWFAKVFVQVMGALARPIYNWAWEIMRDDLQHAQTIGDVGCGNGLMTRRVASELQGKHFHLVEPSAAQLNAGTSVRKTIAKHHEVTAHNCMAEDIPLPDQSLDVLYTTGSINLWTDPARGLMECKRVLKPGGTLWLFDQRPCNTVPLALDALFKKRVFGLGIPGYPVQQVIDFAQEVGLHNPVVVENMSLYGLRWTIEPEAPEEVVETP